The Primulina huaijiensis isolate GDHJ02 chromosome 9, ASM1229523v2, whole genome shotgun sequence genomic interval AGAAAGgccaaaatcatcaaaacaagATTGGAAGTGCTGGACAAGTCCAATGTGGCTAATCGTAGCATCTCTGCTGCGTATGGAGAAGGAAGCCCAATAGATCGCACAAGAATCTCAGTGACTCATGGACTTAGAGTCAAGTTGAAAGATTTGATGAATGATTTTCAGTGTTTGAGGGAAAAAATTGTTTCCGATCACAAAGAAGGGCTCAAGAGGAGGTATTATAGTGCCACGGGGGAACAACCGAGTGAGGCAGTTGTTGAAAAGATGATCTCGGGAGGTGGGCTCGAAGGGATTTTCGAGGGGAAGGGAGATTTAATGTTGGAGAACCATGAAAGGCATGAGGCAGTGAAGGAAATACAGAGAAGCTTGGTTGAACTACATCAAGTGTTTCTTGATATGGCTGTTATGGTTGAAACACAGGGAGAACAAATGAATAATATTGAGCAAAATGTGGTGAATGCTGGAGCGTATATCATTGGTGGTACAAAAGAGCTTGACCGTGCTAAACGGATGAAGAACAAGAGGACTTGGGCCTTTTGGGTCGGTATAGTGGTGCTTGTGTTCATATTGATATGCCTTATTGCAATTTTATTCTGAAAACTCTGAACGACAAACTTCTCAAGATTTATGATGATGGTTATTAATGATCAACAAGGAAATGGTTTAATTGTTTATTTGGAGTGCAATATGCTTGAGGATATTCTAGTATCATTGCTTGATCGCATTTGAGCCATATGTTGATTTAAATACGTTTGTGGTTTGCGATGTGCTAATTCTGGTTTGCCTTTATAAATCTGTACGGCAATCGGCGGGAGTTTTGGTGGAATTCTACACCATGCTAGCAAATATATAGGACTCAAGTGATCTGATCCTCTTGTGATAGTTCACAAGCACCTTGATCAAAGCTCGACTTGAAATCGGTTTTAATTGGATTCAAGTAATCTGGTTATCATTCCGAGTCGAATTGTATCATACTAGCATTGTTGTACCGCACTCGAGTAATTTATTCATGGATGCTATCATGCCAGTATGAACCTGGTCCATCATCGATCCTGTCACAATACAATCCTATACACACTAATTATGTTAAAACTATTTTAGGACCTTAGCTCTAACTTGAGAGTATTGCTATGATTAATTATCAAATATCGAGGGCGATAGATCAATTGAtgcaattttaattttataggCATGTAGAGacacattaatttttttggatagGACTAGCATGATATAAATAACATAATCGAATGGCTGACACCTCTGGTTCTTAATGCTATAGGCTGGTAGGCATATTTGTTCATCTCTCCATATTGTATGGTAAAGGCTCATTTAGTCATTTATTCACTCAATAATTATGCACTGTGAAAATAAGGATGTGAATATGAATGCAAATTGTATAgactaaatatataataagttgCATGTTTGATTCGACGCGGACGCAAGTTCTCGAGCACAAAGGCGAATTATAGGTTCAAGTGAGGCTGTTGAAACTCGAATTCTATGAAAAATCAagcacaaaaaaatttaaattgtttttcatTGAGAGGCATGATGTCTTCCTCCTGCAACCTCAGATTCCAATTAATTGATACAAGGGTTCGGTTAAGTGTTTCTAAGTGTTATCCAACTTTTTACTTGATTCTAAAAAGGAAATTGGAGTCAGAAGAATCTTTTGTGTTGATAATTGATGGCATCAACATTTTCCTCTTGCTGGGAAAAAAGTGACTTATTAGTTTTGCCTTTCTTGAAGTTCATCATTGAATTATGATGCTCAAAAGACTGCAACTCGTACCGTTTCGTCAACCATTTACATCATTGCTAGGAAACTAGTCCTGGTATTCATGATGGTTTCCAAGATTCCTAGTCCTTTTAGCAAATGACCAATTTGAACCTCATCATCACCTCCTAGAAACATAACTATTTGATGTCATTAATGTTTAAAGTTTTTGGGCTGGTGGAGCTTTTACTTGGATCTGGACTGTTTTAGAGTGTCAGAATTTACAATTTAGAAAATTTGTGTATATAATTCGAATGAAATTCCTTGTAAAAGAtgccaaatattttattaaatgatattatGAAGTCCGGATAAAATGACAGGTCTCGTTCTAATCTTGCAACAGTAAACATCTACGTTCTACAGGTTGGCTCTTGTCTTCTTATCTTGCATGGATTGCTTAAAATTGCTTTCAGATTTAATATTGTGGATAACTTGTGCAATCTGATGATGATGTTTCGCTTATTTGGTATCTGCTGCATCTATCAGCGTTAATTTTTTTGGGGCTAATTTGCAAATTTGGGGAGTGTGTGTGAGTGAAGGCAGATGCAAATTGACACAGGGATGATTAATAGCAAATTTTGGCTACTTTCTCATTATCATTTGCTCATCATCGCCATCATGCATATTTCTCGACTGCTAGTATACACAAGATAAACACGGCATGTATTTCTGGATAACCAAAAGAAATCGTCATGGTACGAATCAGGGTTCTGGCTGGGGCTCGAGCTGGAGCTCGTTCTGGGACGTCTCGTTAGCAGTAGTAACTCACATCTCCTGTTTCACATGGCTGGCATCGATGAAACCTGCAAAAATTATTTATAgtttcaatattcaaattttacgTAAAAACGAAAACATGAATTGGGTCTTAGAATTAGAACATTATCTTTAGTTATATGGTataaattttgagaatattTATGGTTGATGCAGGAATTAGTTGGCCACAATGTGTCAATTCTGTATCAGAACTCTTGCCGGAACTGCTTGTATATTTTACAGCATTGTGTTCGTGAATTATTGACATTTAGAAGCCTGGTGTCTTTGATCATTGATTCATTTAATGTGGTAGACAAAAGGCAAACCACCTAATACACTACTTTATTCATGAGGACCACCTGAGGGGGGAATGGGATTTTTAATAACGTATATTTCACTGTTTTTTTGGGTTtcaagaaaaaatgaaaaaaaataaaaacgaaaagaaTGCATAATATAATGTGATTATATCCTTAAATTTGCGGGATTTTCTGTttctttaaattataaaaaaaaaaaacagcgaTCAAAGTCTGAATGAACTCCGAAGAATACCTGAAAACGGCTGAGAAACAAATGATGTTGATCTTCCTTGTTGGTATTCCATACCGTATAGATTTTGCAACTCGGCAGCCCAAGTTAATGGCTGAATTTGCTGCATATTGAAGTTGGTTTTTAGGAAATATGCttaagaaattatctacaaccaAGAATTAGATGGTAAAATACTTACATTCAAAGAGGATGAGTCGAAAAGGGCATCCGGAATTGATACAGGAGCACTGATCGTTCTCCGAAGTGTGGCATCCGGAGGATTTGCTCCCATTTCTAGGCCACAACTTGAAACTCCTTGTCCTAATCCATTGAACTGAAGATGAGTAGGATTGACAGATTCCGACGATGACCCAATTGCAGGAATGCTAGATGCACAAACCTGAAACATCTGTTTCATCCAAATAATGCATGTCAAAATCGATAGTGAGACGACTTAAGGGGTATGTATAGGATTGGAAAGCATGCTCTATACCTCTTTTGCTAAATAGTTGTCAGTTTCAAAATCCAATCTTGGATTCATCACCGCCAGTTTCATGGATAAGAACTGTCATAATATCGACtgattaaattcatttttagagGCGCAAATAATTGCTAAATTTGGTAACAAATGGCTCTGGTTTTATGTACCTCTACTTGTCTCTGAAGGGATTGGACATAGTTGATTATCTCGTCCAGCATCCCGGCTTTCCCAGTGATCTTGTTGCATCCCGGAACTAAATCTTGTAGGTATTTCATTCTTTCACTGATTTTTTCCCTCCGAACCTGCCAGCATTATGTAAAAATCCATCAAACTAAATCTTACAGGCGACGGGTTGAAAAAAGAAGAAGCTATTACTGGGTTTTCTAGCAGAGGAATCTCCACTCGAAAACCCGATAAATAGGGTCTTAGTGTTCTTACCCTTTCCGCCAAGCTGTGGCTGTCCGTGGCTTGCCCACGTCGAGCTCGAACATGTATATAATCTGGCTTTGGAGCCTCGGAGGGCTTCgaattttccttcaaattttcgtcaGAAGTTCCTTTGTTGTTATTGTCGTTGACAGTAGTGACGGTGCTCTTGCTGTTGCTGTTTTGTTCTGTGATCTTCGTGTCCTCTTCTGCACACCCCTTCGTCTTTTTGTCCTGGGATTTTTCTTCCGCCGCTACCTGAATATATCCCAAAAACCCATATTTCATATCCCAAATTTACATCATAACACTCAAATCATAGGAAGATTAcgaataaaaacttaaaactttTAAACATCATCCCCTGCAGCTATAGAATTAAACTACGAACTCACCTCAGTACTATGATTTTTATCAGCCTTTCTCTTCTTGAAACTCTCTTTTCCGGTGGCAGAGCTCAAAGCAGCCTCCTTTCCTTTGCCACCACTAGCCGCCACCGCCGGCGGGAAGCTAGCAGTCCTTGGAAGAGCGCAACTCATTTCAAACTCGGACCCATTCCCATAATTCAAACCATTCCACCCGTCTTCGAAACCCGGGTCGGGCTTCATTGGTCTGCCCATCAGCAGCTCACCAAAACCTTGATCTCCATTTCCCATCAAGAAAGCACCATCAAAATGCTCGTTCTCGTTGAAATAAGTAAAGGGATGGTGTTGGATCAAGTTCTCTTGCTGGCAATTGAGACGTGCCCGTTGCCGCTCGAGCACACTCATTTCTGCATTCCCAGAAAACATTTCCGATGAATTTTCGCAAGACCCTTTTCAAGAATACAACAGATAAGAGTAGAAAAAGTTAAGTCCAACTTCAAGCACTTTTCTTGGCCTAAAAAAATGAGTAATTCACATCAAGTGTACGTTTTCTTGTTTTGTGGAAGTAGTGGCCAAGTTTCGAACTTTATTTGGAGTGGAGAGAATCGAAAAGTTTGGGGAAAAAATGGTAATTTTAAGGATTATAAGGAGTGAGGAAATGTAGGGTATAAATATACTTTTGGGGAAAGAGTTGCCGGGAAAATCTGAAAAAGATGGCCGGAATAAATAAGAGAGAGACTCGAATTTGGTGTGGGGCAAATGGAAAATTATTTAACGGAGCTGTGATCAGAGGCCATGGTGTGTGGGCCCATTAAGCATCACTAGCCACGTGGGCGTGTCCGAAGGGCCAGGCCCAAATTTGTTTTGGGTCTTTATTTTATTGGATATTAGGTGGATTTTTACGTCATCTATCTATTTATGTAGGAGATATTGCATTTTGAGATATTGCATTTTGTGATATATTtgtatgttttattattatttattattattatattaagcCAGAGACTTTTATACTTTGTTGCACAAATTgctttttatgaaaatattctcatcattttggaaaaataccatcttctcatttaatatatattttataattttaaaaaactcaGACATTATCTCATGCAAATTACATGTTTAATATAGCTGCATCTAGGGATATAATCAAGCGAAGTCAAGCTgaactcttgaatgtttgagtttgaatcgttTAAAATCAAGGCGAGAtcgagctttatttaacgaatatattCATATCTCACGAGTTTTATCGATCctaaacaaatttaataaacataaataataaatttaaatattcattaaactacttaaaaaataaaatatatattcatagaaaaatataattttcttattgaaatttataattttattctaataaataaatttaatatattttctacatttTTCACAAGTAAATGTAAAAtccataattaaaatatcaaaaatattatttttcatctaCGAATACTTGATTCATGAGCTTACCAACGAACATATTCACGAGCTAACAAGACAAATATTGTAAAACTCAATCTTAGTTCGTTTATCTTAATGAACATCATTAAACGAGCTCAATCGAGTTTTGAATAGCTCACAAGCGGTTTAGTTCATGTACGTCCCTAGTTGTGTCATTGTTGTTCAAATAATAACTGAAactataacaaaataattataaatcgcaactcaataatataaataaaatgagcATCGGGACTGAAAGATGCTTAGCCTGCGTTTGGTttggaggataaaataaactaatgattagtatgtaaatgataaaagaaatgattgtgatagaaatataatatataatgtaaaattgtattatgtttggtatgatttttaagtgtaggataattttgaattttttgattaaatgacaaaattgccttttctttttttgtttttctttttccacTCTGGCGGCGGCGGTCCGGCATAGGCGGCGACAACGATCGGCCGGAGACGGCGGGGTCGGCGGAGGTTGTCGGCGGCTGGTGGTGGATGGCCGGAAGCGTCGGC includes:
- the LOC140985392 gene encoding uncharacterized protein isoform X1 — its product is MFSGNAEMSVLERQRARLNCQQENLIQHHPFTYFNENEHFDGAFLMGNGDQGFGELLMGRPMKPDPGFEDGWNGLNYGNGSEFEMSCALPRTASFPPAVAASGGKGKEAALSSATGKESFKKRKADKNHSTEVAAEEKSQDKKTKGCAEEDTKITEQNSNSKSTVTTVNDNNNKGTSDENLKENSKPSEAPKPDYIHVRARRGQATDSHSLAERVRREKISERMKYLQDLVPGCNKITGKAGMLDEIINYVQSLQRQVEFLSMKLAVMNPRLDFETDNYLAKEMFQVCASSIPAIGSSSESVNPTHLQFNGLGQGVSSCGLEMGANPPDATLRRTISAPVSIPDALFDSSSLNQIQPLTWAAELQNLYGMEYQQGRSTSFVSQPFSGFIDASHVKQEM
- the LOC140985392 gene encoding transcription factor bHLH63-like isoform X2, coding for MFSGNAEMSVLERQRARLNCQQENLIQHHPFTYFNENEHFDGAFLMGNGDQGFGELLMGRPMKPDPGFEDGWNGLNYGNGSEFEMSCALPRTASFPPAVAASGGKGKEAALSSATGKESFKKRKADKNHSTEVAAEEKSQDKKTKGCAEEDTKITEQNSNSKSTVTTVNDNNNKGTSDENLKENSKPSEAPKPDYIHVRARRGQATDSHSLAERVRREKISERMKYLQDLVPGCNKITGKAGMLDEIINYVQSLQRQVEFLSMKLAVMNPRLDFETDNYLAKEVCASSIPAIGSSSESVNPTHLQFNGLGQGVSSCGLEMGANPPDATLRRTISAPVSIPDALFDSSSLNQIQPLTWAAELQNLYGMEYQQGRSTSFVSQPFSGFIDASHVKQEM
- the LOC140984960 gene encoding syntaxin-112-like; translated protein: MNDLMTKSFLSYVDLKKQAMKDLEAGPDIEMGQLNPEDENNLSKFFEEVGTIKADMEEITNLLLDLQDLNEGTKSSQSSKVLRGLRDQLNSDMVTVLRKAKIIKTRLEVLDKSNVANRSISAAYGEGSPIDRTRISVTHGLRVKLKDLMNDFQCLREKIVSDHKEGLKRRYYSATGEQPSEAVVEKMISGGGLEGIFEGKGDLMLENHERHEAVKEIQRSLVELHQVFLDMAVMVETQGEQMNNIEQNVVNAGAYIIGGTKELDRAKRMKNKRTWAFWVGIVVLVFILICLIAILF